One window of Methanothermobacter thermautotrophicus genomic DNA carries:
- a CDS encoding FmdE family protein: MDYEDIVGFHGHSCAGTAIGYKVGEIVAERFGRSEDEEIVAVVENDSCSIDAIQFMTGCTFGKGNLIFRDYGKHVYTFFNRKTGHGIRVSLKKPMNQLMKELGVTDRAEMTGKILEMDPHELFEVRNVSEKPPEEARIYGSVICAECGEPVSEHRARIKNGRIVCIPCFKG, encoded by the coding sequence ATGGATTATGAGGATATAGTTGGATTCCACGGTCACTCCTGTGCAGGGACGGCCATCGGATACAAGGTCGGTGAGATCGTAGCTGAGAGATTCGGAAGGTCAGAGGATGAGGAAATAGTGGCGGTTGTTGAGAATGATAGCTGCAGCATCGACGCCATCCAGTTCATGACAGGATGCACCTTTGGAAAGGGCAACCTGATATTCAGGGACTACGGGAAACATGTTTACACATTCTTCAACAGGAAAACAGGTCATGGAATCAGGGTATCACTTAAAAAACCAATGAATCAGCTCATGAAGGAACTTGGGGTTACAGACAGGGCTGAAATGACAGGGAAGATACTTGAAATGGATCCACATGAACTATTTGAGGTCAGGAATGTTTCAGAGAAACCCCCCGAGGAGGCAAGGATATATGGATCAGTCATATGTGCAGAATGCGGTGAACCCGTCTCAGAGCACCGTGCAAGAATAAAGAATGGCAGAATCGTCTGCATCCCCTGTTTTAAAGGTTAA
- the hisF gene encoding imidazole glycerol phosphate synthase subunit HisF, whose translation MLAKRIIPCLDCDLQVPNGRVVKGVEFKQIRYAGDPVELATRYYEDGADEIVFLDITASHERRETMTHVIEATTENVFVPICVGGGIREPEDYVKMLKAGADKCSTNTAAIKNPELINEASDLVGSQACVVAIDAKRRYIENPRESDERFIIEVDDGYCWYECSIYGGREFTGIDAVNWAMECQDRGAGEILLTSMDRDGTKMGYDIPLTRTMSENLDIPVIASGGVGEPEHIYEAFTDGMADAALAASIFHFNEYPVPVVKEYLRARGVPIRL comes from the coding sequence ATGCTTGCAAAGAGGATAATACCATGCCTTGACTGTGACCTCCAGGTTCCAAATGGCCGGGTCGTGAAGGGAGTTGAATTCAAACAGATAAGATACGCAGGGGACCCAGTTGAACTCGCGACAAGGTACTATGAGGATGGAGCCGATGAGATAGTGTTCCTTGACATCACGGCATCACATGAGAGACGGGAGACCATGACCCATGTGATAGAGGCCACCACAGAGAACGTCTTTGTACCAATATGTGTCGGTGGAGGTATAAGGGAACCAGAGGACTACGTCAAGATGCTGAAGGCAGGGGCGGACAAGTGCTCCACCAATACAGCCGCAATAAAGAACCCGGAACTCATCAATGAGGCCTCAGACCTGGTGGGGTCCCAGGCGTGCGTCGTTGCGATAGACGCCAAGAGGAGGTACATCGAAAACCCCAGAGAATCAGATGAAAGGTTCATAATAGAGGTTGATGACGGATACTGCTGGTACGAGTGCAGCATCTACGGTGGAAGGGAATTCACAGGTATTGACGCGGTGAACTGGGCAATGGAATGCCAGGATCGAGGTGCAGGTGAGATTCTACTCACATCAATGGACCGTGACGGTACAAAGATGGGCTACGACATTCCCCTCACAAGGACCATGAGCGAGAACCTTGACATACCTGTGATCGCATCAGGGGGTGTAGGGGAACCTGAACACATCTATGAGGCATTCACGGATGGAATGGCAGACGCTGCACTTGCTGCAAGCATATTCCACTTCAATGAATACCCTGTACCTGTGGTGAAGGAGTACCTCAGAGCAAGGGGAGTCCCCATAAGACTGTAG
- a CDS encoding DNA glycosylase produces the protein MRIYVGDFDLEMTQRSGQTSQPPWREVEGAFRELLIIEGRPCPVEVRDEAEMLRVRPYVDVPQRPLREKIEYIFDLKFDIEDFYTFLEDKNLSYTLESSRGLRLFLAKDPFECVISSIASANCSVVRWTRSIEDIRRLWGEAHTFNGETFHTFPSPHVLAGVAEDSLEDLQRSEDNLPSDFRFSGLRSCGVGYRAPYIRETSRILAEEMDISSIDGMDYYDARELLLELPGVGPKVADCILLYGFRKTEAFPVDVWIRRIMNHVYPGRNFNDRSMVEFAQREYGEMAGYVQLYLFNHARRSGLLERLR, from the coding sequence ATGAGGATATATGTTGGGGACTTTGACCTTGAGATGACCCAGAGGAGCGGCCAGACCTCCCAGCCACCCTGGAGGGAGGTTGAGGGCGCCTTCAGGGAACTTCTCATCATCGAGGGGAGGCCCTGCCCGGTTGAGGTCAGGGATGAGGCTGAAATGCTCAGGGTCAGACCCTACGTGGATGTACCTCAGAGGCCTCTCAGGGAAAAGATTGAGTACATATTCGACCTGAAATTTGATATTGAAGATTTCTACACATTCCTCGAGGATAAAAATTTATCATACACGCTTGAATCATCAAGGGGGCTGCGGCTGTTCCTTGCAAAGGACCCATTTGAGTGTGTGATATCCTCAATAGCATCAGCAAACTGCTCGGTTGTGAGATGGACAAGGTCCATAGAGGACATAAGGAGGCTCTGGGGAGAGGCCCACACCTTCAATGGTGAGACCTTCCACACCTTCCCATCCCCCCATGTACTGGCAGGCGTGGCTGAGGACTCCCTTGAGGACCTCCAGAGGTCTGAGGATAACCTCCCCTCTGACTTCAGGTTCAGTGGCCTCAGATCCTGTGGTGTCGGCTACAGGGCACCATACATCAGGGAGACATCAAGGATACTCGCAGAGGAGATGGATATCAGCAGTATCGATGGGATGGACTATTATGATGCAAGGGAGCTCCTCCTTGAACTCCCGGGTGTGGGCCCCAAGGTCGCTGACTGCATACTACTCTATGGCTTCAGGAAGACAGAGGCCTTCCCGGTGGATGTATGGATCAGGAGGATCATGAACCACGTCTACCCTGGCAGGAACTTCAATGACAGGTCGATGGTGGAATTCGCCCAGAGGGAGTACGGTGAGATGGCTGGCTATGTGCAGCTCTATCTTTTCAACCATGCCAGAAGATCCGGGTTGCTTGAGAGGCTCAGGTAA
- a CDS encoding GAF domain-containing protein produces MDLKERIESAASVREASDIVFDEIKRRTGSSYCYVAYVDPENRDSVGIKFSHLTEYCRHYEEMGEARFKLPASGRYGGLLGYSLDTGESFFTNDPARHPAAHGIPDGHRRVSKFLSVAVKDSEGILGQIVAADPPENYDENHLRIAEEIAEHYAGVLRRFWRGEIPLE; encoded by the coding sequence ATGGATCTTAAGGAAAGGATTGAGTCTGCAGCATCGGTAAGGGAAGCCTCAGATATTGTTTTTGATGAAATAAAGAGGAGGACTGGGAGCAGTTACTGCTACGTTGCCTATGTTGACCCCGAGAACAGGGACAGTGTCGGCATAAAATTCTCCCACCTCACAGAATACTGCAGACACTACGAGGAGATGGGGGAGGCACGCTTTAAACTTCCAGCCAGCGGCAGGTACGGGGGCCTCCTCGGCTACTCCCTTGACACCGGGGAATCATTCTTCACAAACGACCCTGCCAGGCACCCGGCAGCCCATGGCATACCTGATGGGCACAGGAGGGTTTCAAAGTTCCTTTCAGTGGCTGTTAAGGATTCAGAGGGAATACTCGGCCAGATAGTCGCAGCCGATCCACCAGAAAACTACGATGAAAACCACCTCAGAATAGCAGAGGAAATTGCAGAACACTATGCAGGGGTCCTCAGGAGGTTCTGGAGGGGCGAAATCCCCCTTGAGTGA
- a CDS encoding peptidylprolyl isomerase, with amino-acid sequence MKRAVIETVKGEIELILFEEDAPNTVANFEKLSNSGFYDGLTFHRVIPDFVIQGGCPVGDGTGGPGYTIKCEINPNRHVKGALSMAHAGRDTGGSQFFITLSPQPHLDGVHTVFGRVVRGMDVVESIERGDQMLKVRVYDE; translated from the coding sequence ATGAAAAGGGCTGTTATTGAAACCGTTAAGGGTGAGATAGAGCTGATCCTCTTTGAGGAGGATGCCCCAAACACGGTTGCAAACTTTGAAAAGCTTTCAAACAGTGGATTCTATGATGGACTAACCTTCCACAGGGTCATACCCGACTTCGTGATCCAGGGTGGGTGTCCGGTGGGCGATGGGACAGGTGGCCCCGGTTACACCATAAAGTGCGAGATAAATCCAAACAGGCACGTTAAGGGGGCCCTCTCAATGGCACATGCAGGGAGAGACACCGGCGGCAGCCAGTTCTTCATAACATTATCACCCCAGCCCCACCTTGATGGTGTCCACACCGTCTTCGGGAGGGTTGTAAGGGGTATGGATGTTGTGGAATCCATAGAAAGGGGAGACCAGATGCTAAAGGTCAGGGTCTACGACGAATGA
- a CDS encoding acetylornithine transaminase has product MDSEEIIELEGKFIMQTYTRQPIVLSHGKGATVWDIEGNSYIDCFAGVAVNSIGHAHPKVALAICHQAQRLIHSSNIYYTREQVELAKLLTAISPHDRVFFANSGAEANEGAIKLARKFTGKSEIIAAENSFHGRTLATVTATGQKKYSEPFKPLPEGFKHVPYGDIGAMADAIGDETAAIILEPVQGEGGVIVPPKGYLKDVQELARQNDVLLILDEVQTGFGRTGAMFASQLFGIEPDITTVAKAMGGGYPIGAVLANERVARAFEPGDHGSTFGGNPLGCAAAIATIEVLMDEKLPERAAKMGSYFLGRLRQVLHGCDAVREIRGVGLMIGIEIDGDCSGLVDAAREMGVLINCTAGNVIRIVPPLVIKKEEIDAAVDVLGHVISDL; this is encoded by the coding sequence ATGGATTCAGAGGAAATAATTGAACTTGAAGGTAAATTCATCATGCAGACATATACAAGGCAGCCCATTGTACTGTCCCATGGAAAGGGGGCAACTGTATGGGACATTGAGGGCAACTCCTACATAGACTGCTTTGCAGGGGTCGCTGTTAACAGTATCGGCCACGCCCACCCGAAGGTCGCCCTCGCCATCTGCCACCAGGCCCAGAGGCTCATCCATTCATCCAACATTTACTATACCCGGGAGCAGGTTGAACTCGCAAAGCTTCTAACGGCCATATCCCCACATGACAGGGTTTTCTTTGCAAACAGTGGTGCAGAGGCCAACGAGGGGGCCATAAAACTTGCAAGGAAGTTCACGGGCAAATCTGAGATAATAGCAGCTGAGAACTCCTTCCATGGAAGGACGCTTGCAACCGTAACTGCGACTGGTCAGAAGAAGTACAGCGAACCCTTCAAACCACTGCCTGAAGGCTTTAAACATGTCCCCTACGGCGACATTGGGGCAATGGCGGATGCTATAGGTGATGAAACAGCAGCCATAATCCTGGAACCTGTGCAGGGTGAGGGGGGAGTCATAGTCCCACCCAAGGGCTACCTGAAGGATGTTCAGGAACTTGCAAGGCAGAATGATGTGCTCCTGATCCTCGATGAGGTCCAGACAGGCTTTGGACGGACCGGGGCAATGTTTGCATCCCAGTTATTTGGCATAGAGCCAGATATAACAACCGTGGCAAAGGCCATGGGGGGCGGCTATCCAATAGGAGCTGTACTTGCAAATGAGAGGGTTGCAAGGGCATTTGAACCCGGTGACCATGGATCCACCTTCGGGGGAAACCCCCTGGGATGCGCTGCAGCCATAGCCACCATCGAAGTTTTGATGGACGAGAAGCTACCTGAGAGGGCAGCTAAGATGGGTTCATACTTCCTTGGAAGGCTCAGGCAGGTCCTCCATGGATGTGATGCCGTCAGGGAGATACGCGGTGTCGGCCTCATGATTGGAATTGAGATCGATGGTGACTGTTCAGGGCTGGTTGACGCTGCAAGGGAGATGGGGGTCCTGATAAACTGCACAGCCGGCAACGTCATAAGGATCGTGCCGCCCCTGGTAATAAAGAAGGAGGAGATTGATGCGGCTGTGGATGTACTGGGTCATGTGATCTCAGATCTCTGA
- a CDS encoding NUDIX domain-containing protein — protein sequence MKPFIPVVRALIRGENGVLMLRRSRESGTNPSLWELPGGKVRAGETLDEALSREVHEETGLMVRPLHLLGAYEQMFPQKVSVNIIFSVEVKGGALELSMEHEDFCWFRSGDLEFSPWLSEFKGDRPDLFRCEKLELSEI from the coding sequence ATGAAGCCGTTTATTCCAGTTGTAAGGGCCCTTATAAGGGGCGAGAATGGTGTTTTAATGCTCAGGAGGTCCAGAGAATCCGGCACAAACCCATCCCTCTGGGAGCTCCCGGGGGGTAAGGTGAGGGCAGGGGAAACACTTGATGAGGCCCTTTCAAGGGAGGTCCATGAGGAGACGGGTCTCATGGTCAGGCCCCTGCATCTTCTAGGGGCATATGAGCAGATGTTCCCCCAGAAGGTATCAGTGAATATAATATTCTCTGTGGAGGTCAAGGGGGGTGCCCTTGAGCTGAGCATGGAGCATGAGGACTTCTGCTGGTTCAGGTCAGGAGACCTTGAATTTTCTCCCTGGCTGAGTGAATTCAAAGGTGATAGGCCAGACCTCTTCAGGTGCGAGAAGCTGGAGCTATCAGAGATCTGA
- the lysA gene encoding diaminopimelate decarboxylase: MFPDIEVNDKGHLVIGGADAVELADEYGTPLYVIDEMRIRENYRRLHRAFSGEYSRFQIFYACKANTNLAVMRILEEEGSGIDAVSTGEIYTALLAGFDPERILYTGNNVRDDELQFAVDSGVRINVDSRSQLLRLSEIAPEGLRISFRVNPLVGAGHHEHCITGGEMSKFGIMDREAPEVYRMAMDLGFEPVGIHAHIGSGILDPEPFMLAVETLMDIAGRVHEDTGVEFEFIDFGGGLGIPYTPEEEPLDIDEFASKITGLFKDKLSEYGLGRPMMCLEPGRYIVGDASYLLTRVNTIKESYRKFAGVDAGFNTLLRPAMYGSYHHILVAERPLDEPSEKMDVAGNVCESGDLFARDRPLPEINEGDVLAIMNSGAYSFSMSSQYNSRPRPAEVLVREGQVDVVRERETFSDLLRGQNVPARLLKR, encoded by the coding sequence ATGTTTCCTGATATTGAGGTTAACGATAAGGGACATCTTGTGATTGGCGGTGCAGATGCAGTTGAACTTGCAGATGAATACGGCACCCCACTGTATGTAATAGATGAGATGAGGATAAGGGAGAACTACCGGAGGCTCCACAGGGCATTCTCAGGTGAATATTCACGTTTCCAGATATTCTACGCCTGCAAGGCCAACACCAACCTTGCAGTCATGAGGATACTGGAGGAGGAGGGGAGCGGAATTGATGCGGTATCCACTGGAGAGATCTACACTGCCCTCCTGGCTGGTTTTGACCCTGAAAGGATACTCTACACAGGTAACAACGTCAGGGACGATGAACTGCAGTTCGCCGTAGATTCAGGTGTCAGGATAAACGTGGATTCAAGGTCACAGCTCCTCCGGCTTTCAGAGATCGCCCCTGAGGGTCTCAGGATATCCTTCAGGGTGAACCCCCTCGTGGGGGCAGGGCACCACGAGCACTGCATCACCGGCGGAGAGATGAGCAAGTTCGGTATAATGGATAGGGAGGCCCCGGAGGTCTACAGGATGGCCATGGACCTTGGATTTGAGCCTGTGGGGATACATGCTCATATAGGCTCAGGTATACTGGACCCTGAGCCCTTCATGCTGGCCGTTGAAACCCTCATGGACATAGCCGGAAGGGTTCATGAGGACACAGGGGTTGAATTCGAGTTCATAGACTTTGGGGGTGGGCTCGGGATACCCTACACACCTGAGGAGGAACCCCTGGATATCGATGAATTCGCATCAAAGATAACAGGACTCTTCAAGGATAAACTCTCAGAGTACGGTCTTGGAAGACCCATGATGTGCCTGGAACCCGGCAGGTACATAGTTGGGGATGCATCCTACCTCCTCACAAGGGTCAACACCATAAAGGAGAGCTACAGGAAATTTGCAGGTGTTGACGCGGGCTTCAACACCCTCCTGAGGCCCGCCATGTATGGATCCTACCACCACATACTTGTGGCTGAAAGACCTCTGGATGAGCCATCTGAGAAGATGGATGTGGCTGGAAACGTGTGTGAATCAGGGGACCTATTTGCAAGGGACAGGCCGCTTCCTGAAATTAATGAGGGCGATGTCCTGGCCATCATGAACTCAGGGGCCTACTCCTTCTCAATGTCCTCCCAGTACAACTCCAGGCCAAGACCAGCCGAGGTCCTTGTGAGGGAGGGTCAGGTTGATGTTGTCAGGGAGAGGGAGACCTTCTCTGACCTCTTAAGGGGACAGAATGTACCTGCAAGACTTCTAAAGAGGTAG
- the dapF gene encoding diaminopimelate epimerase, translating into MTKMILFSKMHGLGNDYVVIDESTQECISEEEKPEFVREVCTRGFSVGADGVIFVQPPSGEGDIRFRIFNADGSEAEMCGNGIRCFSKFVYDNAIVRKRRLEVETLAGIKTVELEVEDGAVVSSRVDMGTATFKTDQIPMDVEEYEFIDRFLPVEGEDIKLTALSVGNPHAIIFVDDARGVDLHRLGPAIENHPLFPERINVHFVEVVSPSEIIMVTWERGAGPTMACGTGATASVIAGVKLEKLDDSVLVHLPGGELKIDVYQDGAELGAYMEGDAVMVFDGILLRDP; encoded by the coding sequence ATGACGAAGATGATACTCTTTTCCAAGATGCATGGACTTGGAAATGACTACGTGGTTATAGATGAGAGCACCCAGGAGTGCATATCCGAGGAGGAGAAGCCAGAGTTTGTAAGGGAGGTATGCACCAGGGGATTCTCTGTGGGCGCTGATGGTGTTATATTTGTCCAGCCTCCATCCGGTGAAGGTGATATCCGCTTCAGGATATTCAATGCCGATGGAAGCGAGGCAGAGATGTGCGGAAATGGTATAAGGTGCTTCTCAAAGTTTGTATATGACAATGCCATAGTGAGGAAGAGGAGACTGGAGGTGGAAACCCTCGCAGGTATCAAGACCGTGGAACTGGAGGTCGAGGATGGTGCAGTGGTCTCCTCAAGGGTTGATATGGGTACAGCCACCTTCAAAACAGACCAGATACCCATGGATGTTGAGGAGTATGAGTTCATAGACAGGTTCCTCCCTGTTGAGGGCGAGGACATCAAGCTCACAGCACTAAGCGTCGGGAACCCCCACGCCATAATATTCGTTGACGATGCACGGGGGGTGGACCTTCACAGGCTTGGACCGGCAATAGAGAACCATCCCCTCTTTCCTGAGAGGATAAATGTCCACTTTGTTGAGGTCGTGAGCCCCTCTGAGATAATCATGGTGACATGGGAGAGGGGCGCCGGACCCACCATGGCCTGCGGTACCGGGGCCACAGCCAGTGTAATTGCAGGTGTTAAACTCGAAAAACTGGATGACAGTGTCCTGGTGCACCTTCCAGGAGGGGAACTTAAAATAGATGTCTACCAGGACGGCGCAGAACTTGGGGCCTACATGGAGGGGGATGCCGTCATGGTATTTGATGGTATACTGCTCCGTGATCCATAG
- a CDS encoding C39 family peptidase has translation MVRGFYVLLLVVLLLAVSVNSSAAADDPGVDAEVCADNSTCFDVQDNSEVPDNVTVDFEGVVLQTRNYTCGPAALATLLQRLGVNTTEDELASLAGTTEDGTTMQGLLEASRAKGVNATGMKLNISELRENMIAYTINDGTGHYTVINGITNDTIKLADPSLGNIEMNIEEFAEIYSGYALVINDPNDPQVNETTDQSNKNTNSSDSINNLTDTASDVKADNRTLTDEEMKNIKGKKWRHKHWHPWKWRCSYHWCGWYPVRVRAYYGFHLASYTAQMVRCIFTLDADGFDYYYARCKTYSDRYMDWYRRVGYRYAA, from the coding sequence ATGGTGAGAGGTTTTTATGTCCTGTTGCTGGTCGTGCTCCTCCTCGCGGTGTCTGTTAACTCTTCAGCCGCTGCAGACGACCCTGGAGTGGATGCTGAGGTCTGCGCAGACAACTCCACATGCTTTGATGTCCAGGATAACTCGGAGGTCCCTGATAATGTCACAGTGGATTTTGAGGGTGTGGTCCTCCAGACAAGGAACTACACCTGCGGACCCGCAGCACTCGCCACCCTCCTCCAGAGACTCGGAGTGAACACCACAGAGGATGAACTCGCAAGCCTTGCCGGAACAACCGAAGACGGGACCACCATGCAGGGCCTCCTGGAAGCCAGCAGGGCCAAGGGAGTGAACGCAACCGGCATGAAACTAAACATATCTGAACTCAGAGAAAACATGATCGCCTATACCATCAATGACGGCACGGGACACTACACCGTAATAAACGGAATCACCAATGACACGATCAAACTCGCAGATCCAAGCCTCGGGAACATCGAAATGAATATAGAAGAGTTTGCTGAGATTTATAGCGGATATGCACTGGTTATAAATGATCCTAATGATCCACAGGTCAACGAAACTACAGATCAAAGCAACAAGAATACAAACTCATCAGACTCCATAAATAACCTGACAGATACCGCCTCTGATGTGAAGGCAGACAATAGAACTCTGACTGATGAGGAAATGAAGAACATTAAAGGTAAAAAATGGAGGCATAAACATTGGCATCCATGGAAGTGGCGGTGTTCTTATCATTGGTGTGGTTGGTACCCTGTGCGTGTCCGTGCCTATTATGGATTCCATCTGGCCTCTTATACAGCCCAAATGGTGCGCTGTATTTTTACGCTGGATGCTGATGGCTTTGACTATTATTATGCTCGCTGTAAGACTTATAGTGATCGCTATATGGATTGGTATCGGCGCGTGGGATATAGGTATGCGGCATGA
- a CDS encoding HemK2/MTQ2 family protein methyltransferase yields the protein MIRYGEIKIRTCRNVYEPAEDTFLLADNLDVMEGDSVLEIGTGTGLVAIKASEKGDVTATDVNPAAVKCAQENAIINGVKIRILHGDLFEPVEGEKFDVILFNTPYLPATEEDATGDVLDLAWNGGPDGRMVIDRFLDEVPAHLKPRGRVQLVQSSLSDTEKTLQKLAGMGFDASVTASERYFFEEIVLITARI from the coding sequence ATGATAAGATACGGTGAGATTAAAATAAGAACATGCAGAAACGTCTATGAGCCGGCAGAGGACACCTTCCTCCTTGCAGATAACCTGGATGTCATGGAAGGGGATAGTGTCCTTGAGATAGGTACCGGGACAGGACTTGTTGCCATAAAAGCATCAGAGAAGGGGGATGTGACTGCAACCGATGTGAATCCCGCCGCAGTTAAGTGCGCACAGGAGAATGCCATTATCAATGGAGTTAAAATCAGAATCCTCCATGGAGACCTCTTTGAGCCGGTTGAGGGTGAAAAATTTGACGTCATCCTCTTTAACACACCCTACCTTCCAGCCACAGAGGAGGATGCCACAGGGGATGTCCTGGACCTTGCCTGGAACGGGGGCCCCGACGGCAGGATGGTTATAGACAGGTTCCTTGACGAAGTTCCAGCACACCTGAAACCCAGAGGGAGGGTCCAGCTGGTGCAGTCTTCCCTCTCTGATACAGAGAAGACCCTCCAGAAACTGGCAGGTATGGGTTTTGATGCGTCCGTTACTGCAAGTGAGAGGTACTTCTTTGAGGAGATAGTCCTGATAACAGCCAGGATTTAA
- a CDS encoding helix-turn-helix transcriptional regulator encodes MRTLIREHRKELGLTQEELAERVGVTRQTIIALERGRYSPSLILAHRITRALGREYIEDVFILDEDGEE; translated from the coding sequence TTGAGGACACTCATAAGGGAACACAGGAAGGAACTCGGATTAACCCAGGAGGAACTCGCAGAGAGGGTTGGGGTGACAAGGCAGACCATAATAGCCCTTGAGAGGGGACGCTACAGCCCCTCCCTGATCCTTGCCCACAGAATCACAAGGGCCCTTGGAAGGGAGTATATCGAGGATGTCTTCATCCTTGATGAGGACGGTGAAGAATGA